From the Bacillota bacterium genome, one window contains:
- the sigI gene encoding RNA polymerase sigma-I factor → MRPILRKEAAVENGTATLDRTIAEAQNGSAEARESLVKAYLPFILKVASKVTRKYLRVGLDDEVSVGLMAFDEAITHYDSRKGKSFLSFSETVMRRRLADYFRRESQTQREIPFSSFAVEEDADEDDPAEFVGERQAILNHVSDVEAQERKEEIARFKNLLEEYGISFADLVEASPKHKDARMRAMQVAKLVATRPDLREYLIKKKNLPLAELARCVPVSRKTIERQRKYIIAIAIILLDEFVYLKEYVDRF, encoded by the coding sequence ATGAGGCCAATCCTGAGGAAGGAAGCAGCTGTAGAAAATGGCACCGCCACGCTCGACCGGACTATTGCCGAGGCGCAGAATGGGAGCGCGGAGGCCCGTGAAAGCCTCGTTAAGGCTTACTTGCCCTTCATTTTGAAAGTGGCTTCCAAGGTAACAAGGAAATACCTTAGAGTTGGGCTTGATGATGAGGTCAGCGTCGGTTTGATGGCATTTGATGAAGCAATAACTCACTATGATTCCCGAAAAGGAAAGTCTTTTCTTTCATTCTCCGAGACTGTCATGAGAAGGAGACTGGCGGATTATTTTCGCCGTGAATCGCAGACTCAGCGTGAAATTCCATTTAGCAGCTTTGCAGTGGAAGAGGACGCAGATGAGGATGATCCGGCGGAATTTGTCGGAGAACGCCAGGCCATTTTGAATCATGTATCTGATGTAGAGGCCCAGGAAAGGAAGGAGGAGATAGCTAGATTCAAGAATTTGCTCGAGGAGTATGGAATCTCATTCGCAGACCTGGTTGAGGCCTCTCCAAAGCATAAGGATGCTCGGATGCGAGCAATGCAAGTGGCGAAGCTAGTGGCAACCAGGCCAGATCTAAGGGAGTATCTCATAAAGAAAAAGAACCTGCCGCTCGCCGAACTCGCCAGATGCGTTCCCGTGAGTCGCAAGACGATAGAAAGGCAGCGGAAATACATAATCGCGATAGCGATTATCCTGCTCGATGAATTTGTATACCTCAAAGAGTATGTCGACAGGTTTTGA
- the queA gene encoding tRNA preQ1(34) S-adenosylmethionine ribosyltransferase-isomerase QueA, translating into MRVEEFDYQLPPELIAQVPVERRDLSRLMVLHPDGKVEHRIFHHIVEYLSPGDALVINDTRVIKARLIGRRKDTHGRVEVLLLSEIQPAVWEALVSPGRRVKSGVEISFGEGELIGHVIAKTESGGRQIRFSLGSDSEKAKIHEVLEKLGSVPLPPYIKRPLEDGERYQTVYARHEGSVAAPTAGLHFTPELLERIRKMGCRVIPITLHIGIGTFRPVKVEMVEEHKMHEEHYFVSSEAADAINAVKSAGGRIFAVGTTCVRVLETCAKNGCIEPGTGATRLFIYPGYQFKMVDAIITNFHLPRSTLLMLVSAFAGREKILKAYEIAIEERYRFYSFGDAMLILS; encoded by the coding sequence ATGCGTGTTGAGGAATTTGACTATCAATTGCCACCTGAGCTCATAGCTCAGGTGCCGGTAGAGCGTCGGGATCTCTCCCGGCTCATGGTGCTTCATCCTGATGGAAAGGTTGAGCATCGGATTTTCCACCATATAGTGGAATATCTGAGTCCCGGAGATGCTCTGGTGATCAATGATACCAGGGTGATCAAGGCAAGGCTCATAGGACGCCGGAAGGATACTCATGGCCGAGTCGAGGTTTTGCTATTATCCGAGATACAGCCTGCAGTCTGGGAGGCATTGGTGAGTCCTGGCCGGCGGGTCAAGAGCGGCGTTGAGATTTCATTTGGCGAGGGGGAACTCATAGGGCATGTGATTGCAAAAACTGAATCTGGGGGGCGACAGATAAGATTCTCCCTAGGCAGTGATTCAGAGAAGGCCAAAATCCATGAAGTCCTTGAGAAGCTTGGCAGCGTTCCTCTTCCTCCATACATAAAGCGACCCCTCGAAGATGGTGAGCGGTACCAAACCGTCTATGCCCGGCATGAGGGATCAGTGGCCGCTCCCACGGCTGGCCTTCATTTTACTCCCGAACTCCTTGAGAGGATTCGTAAGATGGGATGCCGGGTCATTCCAATAACATTGCACATCGGCATCGGGACATTCCGGCCAGTCAAGGTGGAAATGGTCGAAGAACACAAGATGCATGAGGAGCATTATTTTGTGAGTTCGGAGGCGGCTGATGCCATAAACGCAGTAAAATCCGCTGGAGGCCGTATTTTTGCTGTGGGCACCACATGTGTCAGGGTCCTTGAGACCTGCGCGAAGAATGGGTGTATCGAGCCGGGGACCGGGGCTACGCGGCTTTTCATCTACCCCGGATATCAGTTTAAGATGGTTGATGCCATAATCACGAATTTCCACCTGCCTCGTTCCACTTTGCTGATGCTAGTTTCAGCATTCGCGGGGCGGGAAAAGATCCTAAAGGCCTATGAAATAGCTATAGAGGAGCGCTATAGATTCTACAGCTTCGGAGATGCCATGCTGATCTTGTCATGA
- the tgt gene encoding tRNA guanosine(34) transglycosylase Tgt, giving the protein MTLIFGCLEIRSFGCLENGGCCRLSFHFAVVAKCGRSRAGVLTTPHGEIKTPVFMPVGTQATVKAMSPLELEEIGAEIILANTYHLFLRPGHELIARAGGLHSFMNWRRSILTDSGGYQVFSLADLRNITDDGVTFRSHLDGSQKFLSPETAIEVQNALGADIIMAFDECTPYPASRDYARESMERTLRWARRCKDKHKNANQALFGIVQGGMYPDLRRRSAEALMEMDFPGYSIGGLSVGEPKSLMLDILDVTTAILPEDRPRYLMGVGAPGDLIEGISRGVDMFDCVLATRIARHGSIFTKRGRIIVRDAAFAEDFGPLDPECDCYVCRNFSRAYLRHLLKAGEILGFRLATYHNLYFLISLMKRAREAISAGNFDDIRKEFAAYCGTNENASVGPGRQD; this is encoded by the coding sequence ATGACCCTTATTTTTGGTTGCTTGGAAATTCGTTCATTTGGTTGTCTGGAAAATGGAGGATGTTGCCGATTGAGTTTTCATTTCGCTGTTGTGGCAAAATGCGGACGGAGCCGCGCGGGGGTATTGACCACTCCTCACGGGGAGATAAAGACGCCCGTTTTTATGCCGGTTGGCACCCAGGCGACGGTAAAGGCCATGAGTCCCCTTGAATTAGAGGAAATCGGGGCAGAGATCATCCTGGCGAATACATATCACCTCTTTCTCAGGCCGGGCCATGAACTAATTGCCAGGGCTGGGGGATTACACTCCTTCATGAACTGGAGAAGGTCCATATTGACGGATAGTGGAGGTTATCAAGTATTCAGTCTGGCGGATCTCAGAAATATAACCGATGATGGGGTGACATTCCGGTCTCATTTAGATGGATCCCAGAAATTCCTTTCTCCGGAGACGGCTATAGAAGTACAGAATGCCCTCGGCGCTGATATCATAATGGCCTTTGATGAGTGCACGCCATATCCCGCAAGCCGGGATTATGCGAGGGAGTCCATGGAACGCACCTTGAGATGGGCCAGGCGCTGCAAGGATAAGCACAAGAATGCCAACCAGGCTTTATTTGGAATTGTTCAAGGGGGGATGTACCCTGATCTTCGCAGGCGGTCGGCCGAAGCCCTCATGGAGATGGATTTTCCGGGGTATTCCATAGGAGGTTTGAGCGTAGGAGAGCCGAAATCCCTGATGTTGGATATATTAGATGTCACTACGGCCATTCTGCCGGAAGATCGGCCAAGATATCTCATGGGAGTGGGGGCTCCAGGGGACTTGATAGAAGGGATTTCCAGGGGTGTGGATATGTTTGATTGCGTATTGGCTACTAGGATCGCAAGACATGGATCTATATTTACCAAACGCGGAAGAATAATTGTGAGGGATGCGGCCTTTGCGGAAGATTTCGGTCCGTTGGATCCAGAGTGCGATTGCTATGTATGCCGTAATTTCTCCCGGGCTTATTTGAGGCACCTCCTCAAGGCAGGAGAAATTCTCGGCTTCAGGCTCGCGACTTATCACAATCTATATTTCTTGATCAGCCTGATGAAACGCGCAAGAGAGGCCATTTCGGCCGGAAACTTCGATGATATAAGGAAGGAATTTGCCGCTTATTGTGGAACTAATGAAAACGCCAGCGTTGGGCCAGGAAGACAAGATTAG
- the yajC gene encoding preprotein translocase subunit YajC: MIVVFYFMLIRPQQIQQKKRQEMLASLRKGNHVVTVGGIYGEIVDIKEDALILKIADNVNVRTTKSAVGSVLGKDPKQSK, from the coding sequence ATGATCGTGGTCTTCTACTTCATGTTGATAAGACCACAACAGATCCAGCAGAAGAAGCGTCAGGAAATGCTCGCCTCTCTCCGCAAAGGGAACCATGTGGTAACCGTCGGAGGAATATATGGGGAGATCGTGGATATCAAGGAAGACGCACTAATCCTGAAGATCGCTGACAATGTGAATGTCAGGACCACGAAATCAGCCGTAGGAAGTGTCCTGGGCAAGGATCCAAAGCAATCAAAGTGA
- a CDS encoding 3-isopropylmalate dehydratase small subunit, translating to MLSGTAHKFGDNINTDYIISGKYKFKTLDMDDLAKHIMEDLIPDFYQRIKPGDFLVAGRNFGCGSSREQAPLVIKHAHIAGVIAISFARIFYRNAINMGLPLLECDTTSIQDGDQLQVDMENGIIRDITTGKELRTNPLPKVMLDIMSTGGLVNYMKKYGKFTISA from the coding sequence ATGCTGTCCGGAACTGCCCATAAATTCGGAGACAATATCAATACTGACTACATCATCTCTGGAAAGTACAAATTCAAGACTCTTGACATGGACGACCTTGCAAAACATATCATGGAGGATCTTATCCCCGATTTCTACCAGAGAATCAAGCCAGGGGACTTCCTGGTCGCGGGCCGGAACTTTGGTTGCGGCTCTTCACGAGAGCAGGCACCGCTAGTAATAAAGCATGCGCATATAGCGGGGGTCATCGCTATTTCATTTGCGCGCATCTTCTATCGTAATGCCATCAACATGGGACTCCCACTCCTGGAATGTGACACAACCTCTATTCAGGACGGAGATCAACTGCAGGTGGACATGGAAAATGGCATTATCCGGGATATTACAACTGGCAAGGAATTGAGGACAAATCCCCTTCCCAAGGTTATGCTGGATATTATGTCCACCGGCGGGCTCGTAAACTACATGAAAAAGTATGGCAAATTCACCATATCTGCATGA
- a CDS encoding 3-isopropylmalate dehydratase large subunit, producing MGKTIAEKIFSRHSGQNVKASDLVVADVDFVMAQDGTSPLAIRSFKEMGASKVFDPKRVALVIDHCSPSAYEGTSNLHQMMRDFAREQGITLYDAGEGVCHQLIPERGHVAPGDLVIGADSHTCTYGAINAFSTGVGSTDLASAMMSGQLWFKVPHTIKVIFDGEIPDGVFAKDLALHLAGILTADGATYASIEYSGSAISALSIESRFTISNLAVEVGAKAGIMPYDGKTEAWIRKYSPRPGTPVAPDPDAIYADTIMIDVSAIQPQIAVPHQVDNVKPIFDVIGTPIQEAVIGTCTNGRYEDLEVAARVLSGRHVHPDVVLIVAPASRWVLLEAMRNGILETLIEAGAVVVAPGCGPCVGLHNGIPADGQNVISTANRNFKGRMGNNKANIYLASPATAAASAIRGKISDPREFLR from the coding sequence TTGGGTAAAACCATCGCCGAAAAGATCTTCAGCAGGCATTCTGGTCAAAACGTCAAGGCCTCTGATCTGGTCGTAGCAGATGTAGATTTTGTCATGGCGCAAGATGGCACATCGCCCCTTGCGATACGTTCATTCAAAGAGATGGGAGCCAGCAAGGTTTTTGATCCAAAACGTGTGGCGCTGGTGATAGATCATTGCAGCCCGAGCGCCTATGAAGGGACATCAAATCTGCACCAAATGATGAGGGATTTCGCCCGCGAGCAAGGCATTACCCTCTATGATGCAGGCGAGGGGGTCTGTCACCAGCTTATACCTGAGCGTGGTCATGTAGCGCCCGGGGATCTGGTGATTGGAGCGGATTCCCATACATGCACCTATGGTGCCATCAATGCCTTTTCCACTGGCGTCGGCTCAACTGACCTGGCATCGGCAATGATGTCCGGACAGCTATGGTTCAAAGTTCCCCACACCATCAAAGTCATCTTTGATGGTGAGATCCCCGACGGGGTTTTTGCAAAGGACCTGGCTCTCCACCTGGCAGGTATCTTGACGGCTGACGGGGCAACATATGCATCCATCGAATATTCCGGAAGCGCTATAAGCGCGCTCTCCATAGAATCCCGCTTCACTATATCTAATCTGGCAGTCGAGGTTGGCGCGAAGGCAGGAATAATGCCCTATGACGGGAAGACGGAGGCCTGGATTCGGAAATATAGTCCCCGCCCCGGGACCCCTGTCGCGCCAGATCCTGATGCCATATATGCTGATACCATAATGATAGATGTCTCGGCTATTCAGCCACAAATAGCCGTCCCGCACCAGGTGGATAATGTCAAGCCGATTTTTGACGTGATTGGAACGCCCATACAAGAGGCCGTCATAGGGACCTGCACAAATGGAAGATATGAAGACCTGGAGGTCGCAGCCAGGGTCCTATCAGGGCGTCACGTCCATCCAGACGTAGTCTTAATTGTAGCGCCGGCTTCGCGATGGGTATTACTGGAAGCCATGAGGAATGGGATATTGGAAACGCTGATCGAGGCGGGGGCAGTTGTTGTGGCGCCAGGTTGTGGCCCATGTGTCGGATTGCATAACGGCATCCCAGCAGATGGGCAAAACGTCATTTCCACAGCGAACCGGAACTTCAAAGGGCGGATGGGGAACAACAAGGCAAATATCTACCTGGCCTCCCCTGCTACCGCCGCTGCCAGCGCCATAAGGGGCAAGATATCAGACCCAAGGGAATTCTTGCGATAG
- the nifV gene encoding homocitrate synthase produces MSDSLKSDTGQEVRKVDVRDAGASKVFIVDTTLRDGEQTAGVVFANTEKLRIAKLLDEIGVHQIEAGIPVMGGEEKLAIKAIVDAGLRASIMGWNRAVIADVQESIDCGVDAVAISISTSDIHILHKLKATRAWVLDSMTRATEFAKKHGVYVSVNAEDASRSDMEFLLEFARAAKNAGADRLRYCDTVGIMDPFKIYDHIKTIVTEVKIPVEMHTHNDFGMATANALAGIKAGATFVGVTVNGLGERAGNAALEEVVMALKHIEGIELNIKTERFREISEYVAKASMRDLPVWKPIVGSNMFAHESGIHTDGVLKNASTYEVFSPEEVGLQRQIVIGKHSGSAAVMAKFREYGIQLTKEEAHALVARIRQVSVDLKRALFDKELVYIYEDFKREQAKSQTGAGK; encoded by the coding sequence ATGTCAGATAGCTTGAAATCTGATACTGGTCAGGAGGTCCGCAAGGTTGATGTGAGGGATGCAGGGGCTAGCAAGGTTTTCATTGTTGATACCACATTAAGAGACGGAGAGCAGACAGCGGGGGTTGTATTTGCAAATACTGAAAAGCTCAGGATCGCGAAGCTTCTAGATGAAATAGGGGTCCACCAGATAGAAGCCGGGATTCCCGTAATGGGCGGAGAGGAGAAGCTGGCGATCAAGGCGATCGTAGACGCCGGCCTAAGGGCGAGTATAATGGGCTGGAACAGGGCCGTCATCGCGGATGTGCAGGAATCAATCGATTGCGGGGTAGATGCAGTCGCGATTTCAATTTCTACATCGGATATCCATATCCTGCACAAATTGAAGGCCACTCGCGCATGGGTGCTGGACAGCATGACTCGAGCCACTGAATTCGCCAAGAAACATGGTGTCTATGTATCAGTAAATGCCGAGGATGCCTCCCGCAGCGACATGGAGTTCCTCCTAGAGTTCGCGCGTGCCGCAAAGAATGCTGGGGCCGATCGCCTAAGGTATTGCGATACCGTTGGCATAATGGACCCGTTCAAAATTTATGATCATATCAAGACTATAGTCACCGAGGTAAAGATACCTGTAGAAATGCACACCCACAACGATTTTGGTATGGCTACGGCCAATGCGCTGGCCGGGATAAAGGCAGGCGCTACGTTTGTGGGCGTTACGGTAAATGGGCTTGGCGAAAGAGCGGGAAATGCCGCGCTAGAGGAAGTCGTCATGGCGCTCAAGCATATAGAAGGGATCGAGCTCAATATCAAAACCGAGAGATTTAGGGAGATCTCGGAATATGTCGCCAAAGCTTCCATGAGGGATCTCCCGGTCTGGAAGCCCATCGTGGGAAGCAACATGTTTGCTCATGAGTCGGGGATACATACAGATGGTGTCCTCAAAAATGCCTCTACCTATGAGGTGTTTTCCCCAGAGGAAGTCGGACTCCAGCGGCAAATCGTGATAGGGAAGCATTCCGGCTCTGCGGCCGTCATGGCGAAGTTCCGTGAATACGGTATACAATTAACAAAAGAAGAAGCTCATGCCCTAGTAGCGCGGATCCGGCAGGTTTCCGTGGATCTCAAGCGGGCTCTCTTCGATAAGGAACTTGTATATATATACGAAGATTTCAAGCGGGAACAGGCGAAGTCCCAAACAGGGGCTGGCAAATAG
- a CDS encoding 8-oxoguanine DNA glycosylase, which produces MNIKKEPASNRTIISGVKPFNLQYTLECGQAFRWRPYEDTDPDWNGIGRHSYVGVAGGRILRLWQEAGDVDNLVVEDVDGDMVDFVIRYFGLEKDHQRIESELKQMDPVLSKAVEFASGLRLASQDPWECLISFIISARNSIPLIQRAVENLCKTFGHEIQDGFFAFPEPRALASAPVDEIEKCGTGFRAPYVKLAAETVSSGALNFEALRELSSDEIRKALLSLKGVGPKIADCVLLFGLGRYEAFPVDIWIARIMSFFYFGGKQVPLEQIRGFAVRQFGRLAGYAQEYLYYYARTCLARHLRSFARDTSRRNSY; this is translated from the coding sequence GTGAATATAAAAAAGGAGCCAGCGAGCAACAGGACCATTATTTCGGGGGTCAAACCATTCAACCTTCAATATACACTGGAATGCGGTCAGGCCTTCAGGTGGCGACCATATGAAGATACTGACCCTGATTGGAATGGCATCGGAAGGCATTCATATGTAGGAGTCGCAGGGGGGCGTATATTGAGGCTCTGGCAAGAGGCCGGCGATGTTGACAATCTCGTTGTGGAAGATGTCGACGGTGACATGGTGGACTTCGTGATCCGATATTTCGGGCTGGAAAAGGATCATCAGAGGATCGAGTCTGAGCTAAAGCAAATGGATCCCGTGCTCAGTAAAGCTGTAGAGTTTGCAAGCGGCCTGCGTCTTGCAAGTCAGGATCCATGGGAATGTCTCATCTCTTTCATTATTTCCGCGAGGAACAGCATACCTCTCATACAGAGGGCTGTTGAAAATCTATGCAAGACTTTCGGGCATGAGATACAGGATGGATTCTTCGCCTTTCCAGAACCCCGCGCTCTCGCATCTGCGCCTGTAGATGAGATCGAGAAGTGCGGAACGGGATTTCGCGCGCCATATGTGAAGCTGGCAGCCGAGACTGTAAGCTCGGGGGCCCTGAATTTTGAGGCGCTGCGAGAACTCTCATCCGATGAGATAAGAAAGGCGCTGCTATCTCTAAAGGGGGTTGGCCCCAAGATCGCAGATTGCGTGCTGCTGTTCGGGCTGGGCCGCTATGAAGCATTCCCCGTGGACATATGGATCGCCAGGATCATGAGTTTCTTTTATTTCGGTGGTAAGCAGGTCCCGCTCGAGCAAATCAGGGGATTCGCCGTAAGGCAATTTGGTCGCCTTGCCGGCTATGCTCAGGAGTACCTCTACTACTATGCCCGGACCTGTCTTGCCAGGCATTTACGTTCCTTTGCTAGAGACACTTCAAGAAGGAACAGCTACTAA
- a CDS encoding UPF0182 family protein, with protein sequence MNRLARTAITFAVVVFLLVILFGGIVARVYTDWLWFLSEGYPQAFWTGIISRIELGILAGATYFIFIYFNLAITRTSIRRLEWTSGMRLPGFITARRVNLVFLLLSLFVSSLAGLGAAQYWSSFQLFLHPSPFGYADPIFHNDVGLYVFRLPFLTYAYSAGMTLVVFSAILVGIVYLLLGEIGFSQSTFRISALPRRHLSFLIGSGFILKAFGYLINAYGILFSPRGVVFGAGYTDVHANLLAFRALSVIAIICGVLVLLYSLFQTQKLAIGGVITLAAASFLLGSIYPQVVQKLSVEPNELARERPFIEANIAGTRRAFGLDSMVVHDLDITDNLSYGDLARHNDTLSNLRLWDWRPLLDTYSQLQEIRLYYNFHDVDLDRYTINGKRVQVALSPRELRVSDIPQQARTWINQHLVYTHGYGLCMSHVNRVTQEGLPDLIIRDIPPRSIEGPKITRPEIYYGEGTDQYVLVNTRTREFDYPLGEQNIYTQYRGTGGIPISSPIRRLAFAVRFANAKFLLSTEITPESKILFFRSIKDKVSRIAPFLRFDNDPYMVIDNGRLYWIIDAYTTTSFFPYSQPHREGFNYIRNPVKITIDAYNGTVDFYLFDPEEPIARSYSRIFPGMFQPYENMPEGLKAHIRYPEYMFRIQAETLAAYHMTDPDVFYNREDLWDIPTEVYAGSEQKVQPYYMLMRPPGEEKLQYVITIPFTPSRKPNMISWLFAVSDPEDFGRMVLLRFSKQHLVYGPMQVEARINQSPEISQLLTLWSQRGSSVIRGNLLTIPIENSMLYVEPLYLLAEKSGLPELKRVIAVFGGNIVMAETLEKALAAAFGATPAQAPQEAKQPGPRLGTPPPGLTIPRDLIESALNLYREMQDRARSGDWAGFGDRLRKLGETLNKLKGF encoded by the coding sequence ATGAACCGCTTGGCTCGCACCGCCATCACCTTTGCAGTCGTCGTATTTCTCCTCGTGATATTATTCGGCGGAATCGTAGCCCGAGTATACACTGACTGGCTGTGGTTCCTTAGCGAAGGATATCCTCAAGCTTTCTGGACCGGAATCATCTCCCGAATAGAACTTGGCATACTGGCCGGCGCGACCTATTTCATTTTCATCTATTTCAATCTCGCCATAACAAGGACAAGCATCAGAAGGCTTGAATGGACATCGGGCATGAGATTGCCAGGGTTCATCACGGCCAGAAGGGTAAATCTCGTTTTTCTCCTTCTGAGCCTTTTTGTTTCTTCATTGGCAGGACTCGGGGCTGCACAATACTGGTCATCGTTTCAGCTTTTCTTGCACCCAAGCCCATTTGGATACGCTGATCCCATATTCCACAATGATGTAGGCCTTTATGTTTTCAGATTGCCATTTCTTACATATGCATATTCCGCCGGGATGACCCTCGTCGTATTTTCGGCGATCCTGGTGGGCATTGTATACCTCCTCCTGGGAGAAATAGGATTCTCTCAAAGCACGTTCAGAATATCTGCTCTGCCGCGACGACATCTATCATTCCTCATCGGGAGCGGGTTCATACTCAAGGCCTTTGGGTACCTGATCAATGCCTACGGCATACTTTTTTCGCCGCGCGGCGTGGTCTTCGGCGCAGGATACACGGATGTTCACGCCAATTTGCTTGCATTTCGAGCCCTCAGTGTGATAGCCATTATTTGCGGGGTTCTGGTCCTGTTATATTCCCTATTCCAGACTCAAAAGCTGGCTATAGGCGGTGTCATAACCCTCGCTGCAGCTTCTTTTCTGTTGGGAAGCATCTATCCTCAAGTAGTTCAGAAACTGTCGGTTGAGCCCAACGAACTCGCGCGTGAAAGGCCTTTTATCGAGGCGAACATTGCTGGAACGCGAAGGGCATTTGGGCTTGATTCCATGGTAGTCCATGATTTAGATATAACTGATAATCTGAGCTATGGGGATCTGGCAAGACACAATGACACTCTATCAAACCTCCGGCTTTGGGATTGGCGCCCTCTGCTCGACACCTATTCGCAGCTGCAGGAAATCAGGCTTTACTACAATTTCCATGACGTGGATTTAGACAGATACACCATAAATGGCAAGCGTGTTCAAGTGGCATTATCACCGCGGGAGCTTCGAGTGAGCGACATCCCCCAGCAGGCTCGTACCTGGATCAACCAGCATCTTGTTTATACCCACGGCTATGGTCTGTGTATGAGCCATGTCAATAGAGTCACCCAGGAGGGACTGCCGGACTTAATAATTCGCGACATCCCCCCGAGGAGCATCGAAGGCCCAAAGATAACCAGACCGGAGATTTATTACGGGGAAGGGACAGACCAATATGTACTCGTGAACACTCGTACCAGGGAATTTGACTATCCCCTCGGAGAGCAAAATATTTACACGCAATACCGCGGCACCGGTGGAATCCCCATATCCTCCCCGATCAGGCGCCTGGCATTTGCGGTAAGATTCGCCAATGCAAAATTCCTGCTTTCTACAGAGATAACCCCTGAGAGCAAGATCCTGTTTTTCAGGAGCATAAAGGACAAGGTCTCCAGGATCGCGCCATTTTTGAGGTTTGACAATGACCCCTATATGGTGATAGATAATGGCCGTCTCTACTGGATCATCGACGCCTATACCACCACATCCTTCTTCCCATATTCCCAGCCTCATCGCGAGGGGTTCAACTATATCCGCAACCCGGTGAAGATCACCATCGATGCGTACAATGGCACTGTGGATTTTTATCTCTTTGATCCCGAAGAACCAATAGCAAGGTCATATTCAAGGATCTTCCCTGGGATGTTCCAGCCATATGAGAACATGCCGGAGGGACTCAAGGCGCATATCCGCTACCCTGAGTATATGTTCAGGATACAGGCTGAAACACTAGCCGCCTATCATATGACGGATCCCGATGTTTTCTATAACAGAGAGGATCTATGGGATATCCCCACTGAGGTCTATGCCGGGAGTGAGCAAAAGGTCCAGCCCTATTACATGCTGATGCGCCCGCCCGGAGAAGAAAAGCTCCAATATGTAATCACGATTCCTTTTACCCCATCCCGCAAGCCTAATATGATCTCATGGCTGTTTGCCGTCTCCGACCCCGAAGATTTTGGCAGGATGGTCCTGCTACGATTTTCCAAACAACATCTCGTCTATGGTCCGATGCAAGTCGAAGCTAGGATCAACCAATCTCCTGAGATTTCTCAATTGCTAACGCTTTGGAGCCAGCGCGGCTCAAGTGTGATACGGGGAAATCTGCTCACGATTCCCATTGAGAATTCTATGCTCTATGTTGAACCTCTTTATCTGCTGGCAGAGAAGAGCGGACTTCCAGAGCTCAAGAGAGTCATAGCTGTTTTCGGTGGCAACATTGTAATGGCGGAGACGCTGGAAAAAGCTTTGGCAGCCGCATTTGGAGCCACGCCGGCGCAGGCGCCGCAAGAAGCCAAACAACCGGGGCCAAGACTTGGAACCCCGCCCCCTGGTCTTACCATCCCTCGAGACCTCATAGAATCGGCCCTGAATCTCTACAGAGAAATGCAAGATAGGGCAAGGAGTGGGGATTGGGCCGGGTTCGGTGACAGGCTAAGGAAACTTGGGGAAACCCTCAATAAATTGAAAGGGTTTTAG